A genomic segment from Cyanobium sp. NIES-981 encodes:
- a CDS encoding helix-turn-helix transcriptional regulator, producing MPSPQLLEEYCHFFRILSEPARLQLLCQLKQGPLDVAALIEATGFSQSHISRQLGQLQRAGLVRCERDGVRTIWHADSELVDDLCTLVQTRLRQRLEAQLQQLGAA from the coding sequence ATGCCCTCTCCCCAGCTGCTGGAGGAGTACTGCCACTTCTTCCGGATCCTGAGCGAGCCGGCCCGGCTGCAGTTGCTCTGCCAGCTCAAGCAGGGGCCGCTGGACGTGGCCGCCCTGATCGAGGCCACGGGCTTCTCCCAGTCGCACATCAGCCGCCAGCTGGGCCAGTTGCAGCGGGCCGGCCTGGTGCGCTGCGAACGCGATGGGGTCCGCACCATCTGGCACGCCGACAGCGAGCTGGTGGACGACCTCTGCACCCTGGTGCAGACCCGCCTGCGCCAGCGCCTGGAGGCCCAGCTGCAGCAGCTCGGGGCCGCCTGA
- a CDS encoding amino acid ABC transporter substrate-binding protein, whose translation MALLGLIPLAACAPQDGSGLQSPKLSGITGRGKLVCGVEGTLPGFSFVEPDGRYSGLDVDTCKAVAAVVLGDPEKVEYRNLNSSERFAALASGEVDMLARNTTATLSRDAAGGNGLSFAPTTFYDGQGVMAPVKSGITSLKGLAGKAICVESGTTTELNLADRMREINVPYTPLKFQTSDQTYAAYLGGRCAAVTSDRSQLAGKRSSFPTPDDHQLLPDVLSKEPLSPATTNADPAWADALRWIVFSLMQAEEWGITQANLDSKLAEAKANTNLADLRRFFGVEGDFGRQLGLPADFTVRAIRAVGNYGEIFERNVGTTSRLKLERGLNRLWTQGGLIYAQPFR comes from the coding sequence GTGGCCCTGCTCGGGCTGATTCCCCTGGCCGCCTGCGCTCCCCAGGACGGCTCCGGCCTGCAGAGCCCGAAACTCAGTGGCATCACCGGCCGCGGCAAGCTGGTGTGCGGCGTGGAGGGCACCCTGCCGGGCTTCAGCTTCGTGGAGCCCGACGGCCGCTATTCCGGCCTCGATGTGGACACCTGCAAGGCGGTGGCCGCCGTGGTGCTCGGCGATCCCGAGAAGGTGGAATACCGCAACCTCAACTCCAGCGAGCGCTTCGCGGCCCTGGCCAGCGGCGAGGTGGACATGCTGGCCCGCAACACCACCGCCACCCTCAGCCGCGACGCCGCCGGCGGCAACGGCCTCAGCTTCGCCCCCACCACCTTCTATGACGGCCAGGGGGTGATGGCGCCGGTGAAGAGCGGCATCACCAGCCTCAAGGGCCTGGCCGGCAAGGCGATCTGCGTGGAGAGCGGCACCACCACCGAGCTCAACCTGGCCGATCGGATGCGCGAGATCAACGTGCCCTACACGCCGCTGAAGTTCCAGACCAGCGACCAGACCTACGCCGCCTACCTGGGCGGCCGCTGCGCCGCCGTCACCAGCGACCGCTCCCAGCTGGCCGGCAAGCGCAGCAGCTTCCCCACCCCCGACGACCACCAGCTGCTGCCGGATGTGCTCAGCAAGGAGCCGCTGTCACCGGCCACCACCAACGCCGATCCGGCCTGGGCCGATGCCCTGCGCTGGATCGTGTTCAGCCTGATGCAGGCCGAGGAGTGGGGCATCACCCAGGCCAACCTCGACAGCAAGCTGGCCGAGGCCAAGGCCAACACCAACCTGGCCGACCTGCGACGCTTCTTCGGCGTGGAGGGCGACTTCGGCCGCCAGCTCGGCCTGCCCGCCGACTTCACGGTGCGGGCGATCCGGGCCGTGGGCAACTACGGCGAGATCTTCGAGCGCAACGTGGGCACCACCTCGCGGCTCAAGCTCGAGCGGGGCCTCAACCGGCTGTGGACCCAGGGCGGCCTGATCTACGCCCAGCCCTTCCGCTGA
- a CDS encoding ABC transporter permease subunit (The N-terminal region of this protein, as described by TIGR01726, is a three transmembrane segment that identifies a subfamily of ABC transporter permease subunits, which specificities that include histidine, arginine, glutamine, glutamate, L-cystine (sic), the opines (in Agrobacterium) octopine and nopaline, etc.), protein MALPPQPLPIPWWRNRRLLPWLLQAAVALVVLVLIAFLLGNLIRNLTAAGLLLTWRWLGQPASFDISETTLPFNAALPYWRALLAGLANTLRAVVSGLIGATVLGTLAGMANFSSNGLLRGLVRGYVEVVRNIPLLLQLVFWYFVVFLALPNGAAAFQLPGLTLAKSGLYLAGFAQGGWTGPTLVNGVWQAPLRLSVEFGALLCGLVVYSGAYIAEVVRAGIAAVPAGQWEAASSLGLGWLATVRHVVLPQALRVIVPGLNTQYISLAKNSSLAVAVGYPDLYAVAETTLNQTGRAVEVVILLLAAYLVLDLLISAVMNGLNRLVQIRER, encoded by the coding sequence ATGGCGCTGCCCCCGCAACCGCTCCCGATCCCCTGGTGGCGGAACCGGCGCCTGCTGCCCTGGCTGCTGCAGGCGGCGGTGGCCCTGGTGGTGCTGGTGCTGATCGCCTTCCTTCTGGGCAACCTGATCCGCAACCTCACGGCGGCGGGGCTGCTGCTCACCTGGCGCTGGCTGGGCCAGCCCGCCAGCTTCGACATCAGCGAAACCACCCTTCCCTTCAACGCCGCCCTCCCCTACTGGCGGGCCCTGCTGGCCGGCCTGGCCAACACCCTGCGGGCCGTGGTGAGCGGCCTGATCGGCGCCACCGTGCTGGGCACCCTGGCGGGCATGGCCAACTTCAGCAGCAACGGGCTGCTGCGGGGCCTGGTGCGGGGCTACGTGGAGGTGGTGCGCAACATCCCCCTGCTGCTGCAGCTGGTGTTCTGGTATTTCGTGGTGTTCCTCGCGCTGCCCAACGGCGCCGCCGCCTTCCAGTTGCCGGGGCTCACCCTGGCCAAGTCCGGGCTCTACCTGGCCGGGTTCGCCCAGGGCGGCTGGACGGGGCCCACCCTGGTGAACGGGGTGTGGCAGGCCCCCCTGCGGCTGAGCGTGGAGTTCGGCGCCCTGCTGTGCGGGCTGGTGGTGTACTCGGGGGCCTACATCGCCGAGGTGGTGCGGGCCGGTATCGCCGCGGTGCCTGCGGGCCAGTGGGAAGCGGCCTCCTCCCTGGGCCTGGGCTGGCTGGCCACCGTGCGGCACGTGGTGCTGCCCCAGGCGCTGCGGGTGATCGTGCCGGGCCTCAACACCCAGTACATCTCCCTGGCCAAGAACTCCTCGCTGGCGGTGGCCGTGGGCTACCCAGACCTCTACGCCGTGGCCGAGACCACCCTCAACCAGACCGGCCGGGCGGTGGAGGTGGTGATCCTGCTGCTGGCGGCCTACCTGGTGCTGGATCTGCTGATCTCGGCGGTGATGAACGGCCTCAACCGGCTGGTGCAGATCCGGGAGCGCTGA
- a CDS encoding amino acid ABC transporter permease — MAPSSPPSASPLRGLAGRLRRELFATPVDGLITLVLLGVIGGGLTGLLRWALTQTDWAVIRLNSTLFAVGRYPLEQQWRLWWLLALLSAAAGLTWGLLRSQPRPDRSGRLWPAADRWACGLIAGLALWTPWALQLSAAISLRWAGLAALLLALRWLSGRLGQGLSQRQGSRALRSLALLWPALYLIGMVLISGGLGLGAVPSAEWGGLLLTLLQASFAILLCFPLGVLLALGRRSNLPLLRWGSVLYIEFVRGAPLITLLFLGQNILGFLLPGGLAPERVWRAAWVLTFFAAAYLAEAVRSGLAAVPKGQHEAARSLGLGPRQTLQHVVLPQALRVALPVMVSQFISLLQDTTLLSLIGLLELLGTARAVMANPAFLGDYGEVYLTLAVLFWGCCTALGLGSRALEHRLDPRHTASTR; from the coding sequence ATGGCACCATCTTCCCCCCCATCGGCTTCCCCCCTGCGAGGGCTGGCCGGCCGGCTGCGCCGCGAGCTGTTCGCCACCCCCGTCGATGGCCTGATCACCCTGGTGCTGCTCGGCGTGATCGGCGGCGGCCTCACGGGCCTGCTGCGCTGGGCCCTCACCCAGACCGACTGGGCCGTGATCCGGCTGAACAGCACCCTCTTCGCCGTGGGGCGCTACCCCCTGGAGCAGCAGTGGCGGCTCTGGTGGCTGCTGGCCCTGCTCAGCGCCGCGGCCGGCCTCACCTGGGGCCTGCTGCGCAGCCAGCCCCGGCCCGACCGGAGCGGCAGGCTGTGGCCGGCCGCCGACCGCTGGGCCTGCGGGCTGATCGCCGGCCTGGCCCTCTGGACCCCCTGGGCCCTGCAGCTCTCCGCCGCCATCAGCCTGCGCTGGGCGGGCCTGGCCGCCCTGCTGCTGGCCCTGCGCTGGCTGAGCGGGCGGCTGGGGCAGGGGCTGAGTCAGCGCCAGGGTTCCCGGGCCCTGCGCAGCCTGGCCCTGCTCTGGCCGGCCCTTTACCTGATCGGCATGGTGCTGATCAGCGGCGGCCTCGGCCTGGGGGCGGTGCCGAGCGCCGAGTGGGGCGGGCTGCTGCTCACCCTGCTGCAGGCCAGCTTCGCGATCCTGCTCTGCTTTCCCCTGGGCGTGCTGCTGGCCCTGGGGCGGCGCAGCAACCTGCCCCTGCTGCGCTGGGGCTCGGTGCTCTACATCGAGTTCGTGCGCGGGGCGCCGCTGATCACCCTGCTCTTTCTGGGGCAGAACATCCTCGGCTTCCTGCTGCCGGGAGGGCTCGCCCCCGAGCGGGTGTGGCGCGCCGCCTGGGTGCTCACCTTCTTCGCCGCCGCCTACCTGGCCGAGGCGGTGCGCTCCGGCCTGGCGGCCGTGCCCAAGGGGCAGCACGAGGCCGCCCGCTCCCTCGGACTCGGCCCCCGGCAGACCCTGCAGCACGTGGTGCTGCCCCAGGCCCTGCGGGTGGCCCTGCCGGTGATGGTGAGCCAGTTCATCTCCCTGCTGCAGGACACCACCCTGCTGTCGCTGATCGGGCTGCTCGAGCTGCTCGGCACCGCCCGGGCCGTGATGGCCAACCCGGCCTTCCTGGGCGACTACGGCGAGGTGTACCTCACCCTGGCGGTGCTGTTCTGGGGCTGCTGCACCGCCCTGGGCCTGGGCAGCCGCGCCCTCGAACACCGCCTCGATCCCCGTCACACCGCCTCCACCCGATGA